In Terriglobus aquaticus, the genomic window GCTGGGCTGCCATCTGCGACCCACGCCGGACGGCGATGCATTCGAAGTGACGTTGCCAAGCTGGCGGCTGGACCTGGAGCGCGAGATCGACCTGATCGAGGAGATCGCCCGCGTCTACGGCTACAACGGCTTCGCCGACACATTGCCCAGCTTCAGCGGCGGCGTGGTTGCGCTGCCGCACGCGTCGCGCGAGGACAAGGTGCGCGGCACGCTGCTTGCCCTCGGCTACACCGAAGCGATCAGCAGCACGTTTGCCTCCGCCGAAGACAGCGCCCTGTTCACCACCGCGAGCGCGGTGCCCATGGGCAATCCGCTGAGTGCCGAGGCGGGTATGCTGCGGCCATCGCTGCTGCCGGGCATGGTTTCGATGCTGGCGCTGAATACTAATCGGGATGTACGCAGCGCACGGCTGTTCGAGTACGGCACTGTCTTCACCGGATCGACCGCAAGCGTGAGCGAAGCTCCTGCGCTGGCGCTGGGCGCATACGGTGCCGCGGAAGCGACACGCACGATCAATGCCGCGGACGCCTTGTTCTTCGAAGTGAAGGGCACGCTGGAAGAACTGCTGTCGCGCTTCGTCACGCCAACGCCACGCTTCAGCAGCGATGAACTGCCGAAGTGGATCGAAGCCGGCCGAGGGGCGCGCATCGTGCTCGGCGAAGCCACTCTGGGCTTCATCGGTGAACTGAGCCAGGCGGAGCGCGACGCGCGCAAGCTGCGCGAGACCGTGGTGTTGGCCGAGCTGGACGTGCCGGTGCTCTTCGCGTATCCGTTGCGCAATCCGGCAGCAGTGGAGCCTTCGCGCTTCCAGGCGGTCGAGCGCGACCTGTCGTTTGTCTTCGCCGACCGCGTGCAGTGGGCCGACGTGGCCGCTGCGCTGCGCAGTCTGGCAATCCCGGAGATGCTGTCGATCGCGCCGGTCGAGATCTTCCGCGATCCAAAGGGCAAGAGCATCCCCGCGGGGGAATATTCGCTGCTGCTGCGCATGGTCTTCCAGAGCAACGATCGCACGCTGCGCGAAGAGGAACTAACGGCGTGGCAGGACCGCGCTATCGCGGCGCTTACCGCGCTGGGCGGTCGTCACCGCGCGGCGTAGCGCCCTGAAGTTCGCGGACACGATCGCGCAAAGCGATGGCGTCGAACGGTGCGCGAACCTTCGCATCGTTGTCGAAATAGCAATACACGTCGCGCGCCCTTGCCGGGCGCGCAATGTGTTTGGGCGCGCAGTGAATGCCGCGCGGCGTGCACCCTTCGGCTTCGTCCGCCACCTCCTGGCCGCGTGACCAGGCGACGATGCGTTCGCCCCAGCGGTCGATCGCGTCGGACTCATAGCCGGAGACGTAGAGCTGTTCCGAGCCGTGCAGACGGCAATAGATGAAGTCTGCGGTCACATCGAACAACAGCGGCCACTCGACCGTGTCCGCCACCACCAGGCCGATGCGGTGCTTGCGCAGCAAGCGGGCAAACTCCGGCGTGACGAAGCTGCCATGGCGCACTTCGACGCAGTGGCGGATCGTGCCTTTCGCTTCGGCTTCGACCACGGAGCGGCCCTGGAAGCGCGGAGCGTGATCGTGCGCCAACACCGCGGCATCGGCGTGCGTGCGTGGCAGCAGATCAAAGAAGCCGGCCAGCCGGTCAGCGTCGAACGCAAGCTGCGGCGGGAGCTGCCACAGCACCGGTCCTAGCTTCTTGCCAAGAGCGAGTACGCCCTGTGCAAAGAAGTTTGCCAACCCCTGCTCTACGCCGCGCAGCTTCTTCATGTGCGTAATGAAGCGAGCGCCTTTGATCGCGAAGAGGAAGCCTTCTGGGGTTTCAGCATGCCAGCGCCGAAAGCTTTCCGGCCTCTGCATGGAGTAGAACGTGCCGTTGATCTCGACCGAGTTAAAATGCGTCGCGGCAAACTCCAGCTCACGGCGCTGCGGCAGCCGTGGCGGGTAGAAGACGCCGCGCCAGGGCTTATAGCGCCAGCCCGAGATGCCAATACGGATTGCATCGTGGAGGATCATATCGCCCTGCGCTGGTCTCCCTGACGGCAACCCAGCGATGCACGAATCGCACTTCCGGCATCTTACCTGCCATGCCGCTGGAACACCGCCTGCTGAACACGTCCCTGGAACGTCCTCTCTCCACCCAAATCCTGGTCAACGGACGCACTGTGCCCGCCGCGGAAGGCGAACTTCTGATCGAGGCGCTGAACCGGGCCGCCGGCATGGCGAACAACACGCTGCGCGATGCCGGGGACCACGAGGACGAGCAGCGGCTGTCACCCGCCGAACGCGTTGCGCGGCAGTTCGACTCCATCGTCGGCGACCCGCGTGCTTCCTCCCGGCAGGACCACCCGACGTTCTCGCCGGACTCGTCCATCGAGCAGGGCACGGGCGAGTACCACAGCGTTCCGCAGCTTTGTTATCACTCCCAGCTTGGCCCCATCCAGACCTGTGACACATGCATGGTGGAGGTGGATGGATCGCTGGTTCGCGCCTGCGCCACGGAGGTCTTCCCAGGCATGCGCGTGAGCACGGAATCTGCCCGCGCCTATGCCGCGCAGCACGAAGGCATGGACCGCATTCTGCAGAACCACGATCTGTACTGCACCGTGTGCGACAACAACAACGGCAACTGCACCGTGCACAACGCGGTAGGCGAGATGAACCTGATCCACCAGGCGCGGCCGTACCAGCACAAGCCCTACCCGCAGGACCACTCGAATCCGTTCTACCGGTACGACCCGGACCAATGCATCCTGTGCGGTCGCTGCGTGGAAGCCTGCCAGGACGTGCAGGTAAATGAGACTCTGACCATCGACTGGACCATGAAGCATCCGCGCGTGCTGTGGGACGGCGGCGAGCAGATTGCCGGATCGTCGTGCGTTAGCTGCGGACACTGCGTCACCGTCTGTCCATGCAACGCGCTCATGGAGAAGTCGATGCTGGGCCACGCCGGCTACCTGACCCACCTGCCGGTCAAGGCGCTGGACGACATGATCGAAGTCGTGAAGGGCGTAGAGCCGGAGACCGGCTACCCCCCCATTCTCGCGCTCAGCGACATGGAATCGAAGATGCGCGAGGCTCGCGTGAAGCGCACCAAGACCGTGTGCACCTACTGCGGTGTTGGCTGCAGCTTTGAAGTGTGGACGCGCGACCGGCACATCCTGAAGATCGAGCCCGAGCACGGCCCGGCCAACGGCATCAGCACCTGCGTGAAGGGCAAGTTCGGCTACGACTATGTGAACGCCACGAATCGGCTGCACACCCCGTTGATCCGCAAGCACGACCCGAAGACGGGCAGCGATACGTTTGTGGAAGCGACGTGGGATGAGGCGCTGGACCTGATCGAGAAGACCTTCCGCGAAATCAAGGAAAAGCACGGCCCGGATGCGCTGGCGTTCATCGCTTCGTCGAAGTGCACGAACGAAGAGAGCTACCTGATGCAGAAGCTGGCTCGCGCCGTCATCGGGACCAACAACATCGACAACTGCTCGCGCTACTGCCAGACGCCGGCAACCATGGGGCTGTCGCGCACGGTGAAGTACGGCGGCGATTCGGGGTCGATCGCGGACATCGAGAAGGCCGGCCTGGTGATCGGCATCGGCACCAACACGTCGGAGTCGCACCCGGTGCTCGCAACGCGCGTGAAGCGCTCGCATAAGCTGCGCGGTCAACGGCTGATTGTGAGCGACCTGCGCAAGCACGAGATGGCGGAGCGCGCGGACCTGTTCATTCGGCCCAACCCCAGCACCGACCTGGTTTGGCTGAGCGCGGTAGCCAAGTACACCATCGACCAGGGCTGGCACGATGCCGCGTTTGTCGAGAAGTGGGTAAACAAGTTCGAGGAATACAAGAAGAGCCTGGAGCCGTTCACGCTGGAGTTCGCCGAGAGGGAAACCGGCGTGAGCCGCGAACACCTCATCCAGATCGCGGAGGAGATTCACAAGGCGAAGGGCACGTGCATCCTGTGGGCCATGGGCGTGACGCAGCACTGCGGCGGGTCGGACACGTCGACCGCCATCAGCAACCTGCTGCTGCTGACCGGCAACTACGGTAAGCCCGGCACCGGTGCTTACCCGTTGCGCGGTCATAACAACGTGCAGGGCGCCAGCGATTTCGGGTCTATGCCGAACTACTTCCCGGGGTATCAGTTCGTGGACGATCCCGAAGCGCGCGGCAAGTTCGAAGCTGCCTGGGACGTGACGCTGCCGGTAAAAAAGGGCCTGGATAACCACGAGATGATGGAGGCCATTCACAAGGGCGAGTTGCGGTCGCTCTACATCAAGGGCGAAGACACCATTACCAGCGACGGCAATGCCAACGATGTTGGCCAGGCGCTGAGCGAGGTGGAGTTCCTCGTTGTGCAGGACATCAGCTTCTCGGAGACGGCGAAGTTCGCGAATGTCGTTCTGCCGGCCTCGCCTTCGCTGGAAAAAGACGGCACCTTTGTGAGTACAGAGCGGCGCATCCAGCGGCTGTATCGCGCGCTCGATCCGCTGGGCGATTCCCTGCCCGACTGGCAGATCATTCAACTCATCGCAAACCGGCTCGGCGCGGAGTGGCACTACGCACACCCGTCGGAAATCATGGACGAGATTGCGAAGCTGACGCCGCTGTTTGCCGGCGTGAATTACGAGCGGCTGGAAGGCTTCAAGAGCCTGCAATGGCCCGTTGCGATCGACGGCACGGATACTCCGCTGCTGTTCACCGACGGCTTCCCGTTTGACGACGGCAAGGCGAAGTTCTACCCGCTAAGCTGGGTGCCGCCGTCGGAGGAGACGAGCGATGAGTTCGACCTGCACCTGAACAACGGCCGCTTGCTGGAGCACTTTGAGCAAGGGGCGATGACCTATCGCGTGCCGGGCATCGAGCAGATCACGCCGCTGAACTGGCTGGAAGTGTCGCCAGAGCTGGCGGCGGAGCGCGGTATCGAATCGGG contains:
- the pheT gene encoding phenylalanine--tRNA ligase subunit beta codes for the protein MNVLSAWLREYLPALEVSDRQLAEDLTLRGIAVEGVHELPSGGHLFEMDITTNRVDAMNHYGIAREAAAIYGVPLLTLEDRRVASAEGVTAAVPDSGAGYPVRIEAQDLCGRFTAQVVRGVTVGASTGVVAERFAALGQKPISNAVDATNYNWLAMGHPTHVFDLDTIEGSIVVRRAHDGERMKLLDGSEKTLTSEDLVIADETKALSLAGVMGGWDSRVTEATKNILVEAAWFSPAAIRASSRRHGLHTDASHRYERGADLGACAVANRLVTRAVLAACGGAAEGAMTDVTVPEWEARTTRRPQVLLSVVHAQELLGTTLAGGPTGNVVPEDKIEQYLEALGCHLRPTPDGDAFEVTLPSWRLDLEREIDLIEEIARVYGYNGFADTLPSFSGGVVALPHASREDKVRGTLLALGYTEAISSTFASAEDSALFTTASAVPMGNPLSAEAGMLRPSLLPGMVSMLALNTNRDVRSARLFEYGTVFTGSTASVSEAPALALGAYGAAEATRTINAADALFFEVKGTLEELLSRFVTPTPRFSSDELPKWIEAGRGARIVLGEATLGFIGELSQAERDARKLRETVVLAELDVPVLFAYPLRNPAAVEPSRFQAVERDLSFVFADRVQWADVAAALRSLAIPEMLSIAPVEIFRDPKGKSIPAGEYSLLLRMVFQSNDRTLREEELTAWQDRAIAALTALGGRHRAA
- a CDS encoding DUF72 domain-containing protein, which encodes MILHDAIRIGISGWRYKPWRGVFYPPRLPQRRELEFAATHFNSVEINGTFYSMQRPESFRRWHAETPEGFLFAIKGARFITHMKKLRGVEQGLANFFAQGVLALGKKLGPVLWQLPPQLAFDADRLAGFFDLLPRTHADAAVLAHDHAPRFQGRSVVEAEAKGTIRHCVEVRHGSFVTPEFARLLRKHRIGLVVADTVEWPLLFDVTADFIYCRLHGSEQLYVSGYESDAIDRWGERIVAWSRGQEVADEAEGCTPRGIHCAPKHIARPARARDVYCYFDNDAKVRAPFDAIALRDRVRELQGATPRGDDRPAR
- the fdhF gene encoding formate dehydrogenase subunit alpha, encoding MPLEHRLLNTSLERPLSTQILVNGRTVPAAEGELLIEALNRAAGMANNTLRDAGDHEDEQRLSPAERVARQFDSIVGDPRASSRQDHPTFSPDSSIEQGTGEYHSVPQLCYHSQLGPIQTCDTCMVEVDGSLVRACATEVFPGMRVSTESARAYAAQHEGMDRILQNHDLYCTVCDNNNGNCTVHNAVGEMNLIHQARPYQHKPYPQDHSNPFYRYDPDQCILCGRCVEACQDVQVNETLTIDWTMKHPRVLWDGGEQIAGSSCVSCGHCVTVCPCNALMEKSMLGHAGYLTHLPVKALDDMIEVVKGVEPETGYPPILALSDMESKMREARVKRTKTVCTYCGVGCSFEVWTRDRHILKIEPEHGPANGISTCVKGKFGYDYVNATNRLHTPLIRKHDPKTGSDTFVEATWDEALDLIEKTFREIKEKHGPDALAFIASSKCTNEESYLMQKLARAVIGTNNIDNCSRYCQTPATMGLSRTVKYGGDSGSIADIEKAGLVIGIGTNTSESHPVLATRVKRSHKLRGQRLIVSDLRKHEMAERADLFIRPNPSTDLVWLSAVAKYTIDQGWHDAAFVEKWVNKFEEYKKSLEPFTLEFAERETGVSREHLIQIAEEIHKAKGTCILWAMGVTQHCGGSDTSTAISNLLLLTGNYGKPGTGAYPLRGHNNVQGASDFGSMPNYFPGYQFVDDPEARGKFEAAWDVTLPVKKGLDNHEMMEAIHKGELRSLYIKGEDTITSDGNANDVGQALSEVEFLVVQDISFSETAKFANVVLPASPSLEKDGTFVSTERRIQRLYRALDPLGDSLPDWQIIQLIANRLGAEWHYAHPSEIMDEIAKLTPLFAGVNYERLEGFKSLQWPVAIDGTDTPLLFTDGFPFDDGKAKFYPLSWVPPSEETSDEFDLHLNNGRLLEHFEQGAMTYRVPGIEQITPLNWLEVSPELAAERGIESGSKVELKSKWGTIRAHVLVTDRVEGKQLYMPMNSVDQPVNRLTGAHVDRATHTPAYKEVSVNMRVLSQRGRSPLSPENFRNGQRTPQYGVAVEKKWERADYYLPGTRQGDRLVQIRMDTV